The following proteins come from a genomic window of Sander vitreus isolate 19-12246 chromosome 14, sanVit1, whole genome shotgun sequence:
- the grinaa gene encoding glutamate receptor, ionotropic, N-methyl D-aspartate-associated protein 1a (glutamate binding), protein MSQEKSGYPVMGENNPLHNNVYGPPQPGFGMPPPNYSQAPGGPYPPAVGYGQPGFPQAGPGFAPGPYPQMPYPQMPYPQGPYPQGPYQQGVAQPGFLGDPSETVGSAGYHGDVPPSYYDNEEFTNSGFEDKSIRQAFIRKVFMVLTVQLMITFSFVAVFTFVDEAKFFVRRNPWTYYVSYAVFFVSLIVLSCCGDFRRKHPWNLVALSILTLSLSYMVGMIASFYDTETVIMAVGITAVVCFTVVLFSLQSKYDFTSCRGVLFVCLIVLLLFSILCIFIRHRILHIVYASLGALLFTCFLAVDTQLLLGNKKMSLSPEEYIFAALNLYTDIINIFLYILTIVGRSRE, encoded by the exons ATGTCCCAGGAGAAGAGTGGATATCCTGTTATGGGTGAGAACAACCCACTTCATAACAACGTTTATGGACCCCCTCAGCCAGGTTTCGGCATGCCCCCTCCCAACTACAGCCAAGCCCCAGGAGGACCGTACCCACCAGCAGTTGGCTATGGACAGCCGGGCTTCCCCCAGGCAGGCCCAGGTTTTGCCCCTGGTCCCTACCCTCAGATGCCTTACCCTCAGATGCCCTACCCACAGGGACCCTACCCACAGGGGCCTTATCAGCAAGGGGTCGCACAGCCAGGCTTTCTCGGTGACCCCTCGG AAACTGTCGGCAGTGCTGGTTACCATGGGGATGTGCCTCCATCTTACTACGACAATGAGGAGTTCACCAACTCTGGCTTTGAGGACAAGAGCATCCGACAAGCCTTCATCAGAAAA GTCTTCATGGTTCTCACAGTGCAGCTGATGATCACTTTCTCCTTCGTTGCAGTCTTCACCTTTGTCGATGAGGCCAAGTTCTTTGTGCGACGTAATCCTTGGACATACTATGTGTCCTATGCAGTCTTCTTTGTGTCTCTAATCGTCCTCAGCTGTTGTGGAGACTTCCGCCGCAAGCACCCCTGGAACTTGGTTGCACTG TCCATCCTGACCCTGAGCCTCTCCTACATGGTGGGCATGATCGCCAGCTTCTATGACACAGAGACCGTCATCATGGCCGTGGGCATCACTGCAGTGGTCTGCTTCACTGTCGTGCTCTTCTCACTACAG AGCAAGTATGACTTCACTTCCTGTCGGGGCGTGCTGTTTGTGTGCCTGATTGTGCTGTTGCTCTTCTCCATCCTCTGCATCTTCATCCGCCACAGGATCCTGCACATCGTCTATGCCTCACTGGGGGCCCTGCTCTTCACCTGC TTTTTGGCTGTGGACACTCAGCTTCTCCTGGGCAACAAGAAGATGTCTCTGAGTCCAGAGGAGTACATTTTTGCCGCCCTCAACCTCTACACTGACATCATCAACATTTTCCTCTACATCCTGACTATTGTGGGACGCTCCCGGGAATGA